The following proteins come from a genomic window of Mariniflexile sp. TRM1-10:
- a CDS encoding TonB-dependent receptor: protein MIKPSLFILRKTVLITVFFIGISFTYAQQIIKGRIIDSENGTPISNTTIINTQNNITVISNNSGEFEVQETGVYQFTITGYQEKNEHLKFGYTIIQLELNPSNLNEVIVNTNHIPQKLQRANTTIDIISSKDIERGNTVNVVDILNRVPSVFMQSGALNTNKISIRGIGSRNLYGTSKIRAYFQDIPLTSGNGETTIEDFELSSISRFEIIKGAGSSIYGAGLGGTIHLIPKSAYLNQTTVQSDISFGSFGLMKGVLNVNHGTERHSFRAIHSNTHSDGYRDNNNYDRQTFTINTNHFLSNNDDMTFLASYVDLKGFIPSSINENAFKNNPKSAAFTWAQSKGHEDSQRGILGLSWNHQYNSNTKQVTSIFTSFKEAYEPRPFDILTENTSAIGIRSRILGTIKKLNWTLGSELFKDSYKSRNYENLYQDYPAGTGSVKGDKFSDFKEKRTYYNLFFETNYIASEKTTLSIGLNFNKTSYDILDRFVTDENPNQSGTYNFKGMLSPKFGISHVFNDNISVYSNVSHGFSPPSTAETLLPDGLINPHIKPETGWNFEVGTRSSFINNRLQLNLALYRLDVKNLLVSRRTGDDQFIGVNAGRTLHNGLEMVLKYQWISSEIISLNHYVSYTLNDFKFKEFIDDGNNFSNNKLTGVPSNILNTGIDFDTKLGLYTTVNYQFVGRIPMTDSNSLFTDSYSLTHIKLGYKHPINKNLKLNAYFGLDNVFDKRYASQILINATGFGGATPRYYYPGNPVNFYTGINVSYLF from the coding sequence ATGATCAAACCCAGCTTATTCATTTTAAGGAAAACAGTTTTAATAACTGTTTTTTTTATTGGTATTTCTTTTACTTATGCACAACAGATTATAAAAGGTAGAATTATTGATAGCGAAAATGGTACACCTATTTCTAATACAACAATTATAAACACACAAAACAATATCACTGTAATTTCAAATAATTCAGGTGAATTTGAAGTACAGGAAACGGGAGTTTATCAATTTACCATAACAGGTTACCAAGAAAAAAACGAACACTTAAAGTTTGGTTACACCATTATTCAGCTCGAATTGAATCCTTCCAACTTAAACGAAGTTATAGTAAACACAAATCACATTCCCCAAAAACTACAAAGAGCAAACACAACCATTGATATTATCTCTTCTAAAGACATCGAACGTGGAAATACGGTTAATGTCGTTGACATTTTAAATAGAGTACCCAGTGTGTTTATGCAATCGGGCGCATTAAACACAAACAAAATCTCCATTAGAGGTATTGGCTCAAGAAATCTCTACGGAACTTCTAAAATAAGGGCTTATTTTCAAGACATTCCGTTAACTTCCGGAAATGGGGAAACGACTATTGAAGATTTTGAACTTAGTTCTATTTCACGTTTTGAAATCATAAAAGGAGCTGGTTCTAGTATCTATGGTGCAGGACTTGGCGGCACCATTCATTTAATTCCCAAAAGTGCTTATCTAAACCAAACTACGGTACAAAGTGATATATCATTTGGATCTTTCGGACTCATGAAAGGTGTTTTAAACGTAAACCACGGAACTGAAAGACATAGTTTTCGTGCCATTCACAGTAATACGCATAGCGACGGATATAGAGACAATAACAACTACGACCGACAAACGTTTACCATAAATACCAATCATTTTTTAAGCAACAATGATGATATGACATTTTTGGCTAGCTATGTAGACTTAAAAGGATTTATACCTAGTTCCATAAACGAAAATGCTTTTAAAAACAATCCGAAATCGGCTGCCTTTACTTGGGCACAATCTAAAGGACATGAAGATTCACAACGTGGTATTCTTGGACTATCATGGAACCATCAATATAATAGCAACACAAAACAAGTCACCAGTATTTTTACATCATTCAAAGAAGCCTACGAACCAAGACCATTTGATATTCTTACCGAAAACACTTCTGCAATCGGCATTCGAAGTCGTATTTTAGGCACAATAAAGAAATTGAATTGGACACTTGGTAGTGAGTTATTTAAAGACTCCTATAAATCGAGAAATTACGAAAACCTATATCAAGATTATCCCGCAGGCACAGGTAGTGTTAAAGGTGATAAATTCTCAGATTTTAAAGAAAAACGAACCTATTATAACCTCTTTTTCGAGACCAATTATATCGCTTCAGAAAAAACGACCCTTTCTATTGGATTGAATTTCAACAAAACATCTTATGATATATTAGACCGATTTGTTACAGATGAAAACCCAAATCAATCGGGTACTTACAACTTTAAAGGCATGCTATCCCCTAAATTTGGTATTTCACATGTATTTAATGATAACATCAGTGTTTACTCCAATGTGAGTCATGGTTTTTCGCCACCTTCAACTGCCGAAACCCTATTGCCCGATGGTTTAATCAATCCCCATATCAAACCAGAAACCGGCTGGAATTTTGAAGTGGGCACGCGCTCTTCTTTCATCAACAATCGTTTACAACTTAACTTAGCATTGTACAGATTGGATGTTAAAAACCTTTTAGTATCTAGAAGAACGGGCGATGATCAATTTATAGGCGTAAATGCTGGAAGAACCTTGCACAATGGTTTGGAAATGGTTTTAAAATATCAATGGATATCATCGGAAATCATCTCATTGAACCATTATGTTTCGTACACACTTAACGATTTTAAGTTTAAAGAATTTATTGATGATGGAAACAATTTCTCAAATAACAAACTAACAGGCGTCCCTTCAAACATATTAAATACGGGTATAGACTTTGACACAAAATTAGGGCTGTATACAACCGTTAACTACCAATTTGTTGGACGGATTCCTATGACAGATAGTAATTCGCTTTTCACAGACAGCTACAGTTTAACACATATCAAATTAGGTTACAAACATCCTATTAATAAAAACCTTAAATTAAATGCTTATTTTGGTTTAGATAATGTTTTTGATAAACGCTACGCATCACAAATACTAATTAATGCCACTGGTTTTGGCGGTGCAACACCAAGATATTATTACCCAGGCAATCCTGTTAATTTTTACACAGGAATAAACGTAAGTTATCTATTTTAA
- a CDS encoding DUF4998 domain-containing protein — MKFKINYAIRLLFVSLVLGVLSCGSEEYPDVNKYDESLGEVKSFVVRPGLNMVLIEGVIDDPNISEVIIHWDNQAESVTVPVSDGSISVQIDNLQEKLYVFEAKAVDAQGKSSEIIRAGTEVYGATYVESIKNRTILSSSLEESSLSISFALTDETSGILGTELIYTNNEGEEKEVTISTNRDLLNISDFMSGSTLKHRSYYMYSPLSLDTLYTDYTNHKPFVLPVLQNAAVPYVASETSGRWGTLGEPWITNDAAKNHGGLGGWDQKNGNIFNLESGWGSPYIVDGKIYQVIDAQPANYRLTVEVLNTNHNSNTDGAYFVITKGNGGLPNVADVETAPEVIGYQRIGAAGTYTVDFVLDESSEISIGEVATQNGNLYCNITSWSLGLAN, encoded by the coding sequence ATGAAATTCAAAATTAATTATGCAATAAGGCTGCTCTTTGTTTCCCTTGTTTTGGGTGTTTTATCATGCGGCTCAGAGGAATACCCAGATGTCAATAAATATGACGAGTCCTTAGGAGAAGTGAAATCTTTTGTTGTAAGGCCGGGATTAAATATGGTTTTAATCGAAGGTGTAATCGACGATCCTAATATTTCAGAAGTAATTATTCATTGGGATAATCAGGCAGAATCGGTTACTGTTCCGGTGTCAGACGGAAGTATTTCTGTTCAAATTGATAATTTACAAGAAAAACTTTATGTGTTTGAAGCTAAAGCGGTAGATGCTCAAGGAAAAAGCTCAGAGATTATTAGAGCGGGAACCGAAGTTTACGGAGCAACCTATGTTGAAAGTATTAAGAACCGTACAATTCTATCGAGTAGTTTAGAGGAAAGTTCTTTAAGTATAAGCTTTGCATTAACAGATGAAACCTCTGGAATTTTAGGAACCGAATTAATTTATACTAATAATGAAGGAGAAGAAAAAGAAGTCACTATTAGTACCAATAGGGATTTGCTAAACATTTCCGATTTTATGAGTGGTTCTACTTTAAAACACCGCTCATATTATATGTATTCTCCATTAAGTCTTGATACCTTATATACAGACTATACGAATCATAAGCCTTTTGTTTTACCAGTATTACAAAATGCAGCTGTGCCATATGTTGCATCTGAAACAAGTGGACGTTGGGGAACTTTAGGAGAACCATGGATTACTAACGATGCGGCTAAAAACCACGGTGGTCTTGGTGGATGGGATCAAAAGAATGGGAATATCTTTAATTTAGAGTCCGGTTGGGGATCGCCTTATATTGTTGATGGAAAGATCTATCAGGTAATAGATGCACAACCAGCAAATTATAGATTAACGGTAGAGGTGCTTAATACTAACCACAATTCAAACACTGATGGTGCTTATTTTGTGATTACCAAAGGAAATGGAGGCTTGCCTAACGTAGCCGATGTAGAAACTGCTCCCGAAGTTATCGGATACCAAAGAATTGGTGCCGCTGGAACTTACACTGTAGATTTTGTATTAGATGAAAGTTCTGAGATTTCTATAGGAGAGGTGGCTACGCAGAATGGTAATTTATACTGTAATATTACCTCTTGGAGTTTAGGGCTTGCAAATTAG